The Cytophagales bacterium genome has a segment encoding these proteins:
- a CDS encoding T9SS type A sorting domain-containing protein, which produces MEKLSRISCLIIIIFIITINSKIFSQINIGGIPHTFLPNCSPSIKNKIIPITNMPPVDTSLLLFQDSLQLADTTIKEKTFSFGYSMPVNLGLNNSGLWDTLDDGSLIWRLKIKSIGAYDILLVFNQFWLPQGAILYIYNEDKSAWIGGFTEQNNKPYNRFSAGPIQGETIILEYYEPSNVIQHGNINVSGVVHVYKNLFHKSHPITGFGSSGACNINVRCPEGNGWCNQRRSVAYILRLNTNGHHVTLCSGALVNNLRSDLRPYLLTANHCVTSSSAGNISDWLFIFNYQSPICANPIDQPTTTYSISGSLLRASRSGSDFALLELSASPPGDFNTYYAGWYKDNARPENGVGIHHPSGDIKKISVYDKKPRRRKFLGAKCWKFKWASGTTEGGSSGSPLFNQFNLIVGQLYGGGASCDNQNDKDNYGRFDISWDEGGSASTRLKDWLAPITLSFTGLGGRDPCRISYNFNNANDLHTSASVVSFSAPPLPGQRTYNGVYEATTSIVASNCTVQSGTSVTFNAPFVRLTNGFHAIAGTGSFFRITGQGCLRGCNTGVGRYMPYEEEPVVIFNLNDSIIKYNELNNKALSNILSQENFYLYPNPTNGIFNLEVSLNNKESIKIVISDILGNEIYAVSEGAILQKNYQINLSSYPNGIYIVRLITNDEVINKKIILSK; this is translated from the coding sequence ATGGAAAAATTATCAAGAATTTCCTGTTTAATAATTATTATATTTATTATTACGATTAATAGTAAAATATTTTCACAGATAAATATTGGAGGTATTCCACATACATTTTTACCAAATTGCTCACCTTCAATCAAAAACAAAATAATCCCGATTACTAATATGCCTCCCGTTGATACATCCTTGCTTTTATTTCAAGATAGTTTGCAATTAGCAGATACAACAATAAAGGAAAAAACATTTAGTTTTGGTTATTCTATGCCTGTAAATTTGGGATTAAATAATTCTGGTTTATGGGATACATTAGATGATGGAAGTTTAATTTGGAGATTAAAAATAAAATCAATTGGCGCTTATGATATTTTATTGGTTTTTAATCAATTCTGGTTACCACAAGGGGCAATACTTTATATCTACAATGAAGATAAAAGTGCATGGATTGGTGGCTTTACTGAGCAAAATAATAAGCCCTATAACAGATTTTCTGCTGGTCCTATACAAGGTGAAACTATTATTTTAGAATATTATGAACCATCTAATGTTATACAACATGGAAATATTAATGTGTCTGGTGTAGTTCATGTATATAAAAATTTATTTCATAAATCACATCCTATTACAGGTTTTGGATCATCTGGTGCTTGTAATATAAACGTAAGGTGTCCGGAAGGTAATGGTTGGTGTAATCAAAGGCGTTCGGTTGCTTATATACTCAGACTCAATACTAATGGTCATCATGTAACCCTTTGTTCAGGTGCCTTAGTCAATAACTTAAGGAGTGATTTAAGACCTTATTTATTAACCGCTAATCATTGTGTAACATCATCATCAGCAGGTAATATTAGCGATTGGCTTTTTATTTTCAATTACCAAAGCCCTATTTGTGCAAATCCAATAGATCAACCAACAACAACATATTCTATTTCTGGATCTTTACTTCGAGCAAGTCGTAGTGGTTCTGATTTTGCTTTATTAGAACTAAGTGCAAGTCCACCAGGTGATTTCAATACCTACTATGCTGGATGGTATAAAGACAATGCAAGACCGGAGAATGGTGTAGGAATCCATCATCCATCAGGCGATATTAAGAAAATTTCAGTATATGATAAAAAACCAAGAAGGAGAAAATTTCTTGGTGCAAAATGTTGGAAGTTTAAATGGGCATCAGGTACCACTGAAGGTGGTTCATCAGGTTCTCCATTATTCAATCAATTTAATCTCATTGTTGGACAACTTTATGGTGGAGGTGCTTCATGTGATAATCAAAATGATAAAGACAATTACGGTCGATTTGATATATCTTGGGATGAAGGAGGTTCTGCTTCAACACGGTTAAAAGACTGGCTTGCTCCTATTACTCTTAGTTTTACTGGATTAGGTGGAAGAGATCCTTGTAGAATTAGTTATAATTTTAATAATGCAAACGATTTACATACAAGTGCAAGTGTTGTTTCTTTTTCAGCTCCTCCTTTACCTGGTCAAAGAACCTACAACGGAGTATATGAAGCAACTACTTCTATTGTAGCATCCAACTGCACCGTCCAAAGCGGTACATCCGTCACATTCAATGCACCTTTTGTAAGATTAACTAATGGTTTCCATGCAATAGCAGGAACAGGGTCTTTTTTCAGGATAACCGGTCAAGGCTGCCTTAGAGGGTGTAATACAGGAGTAGGCCGATACATGCCTTATGAGGAAGAACCTGTGGTTATTTTTAATTTAAATGATTCAATAATCAAATATAATGAACTTAACAATAAAGCGCTTAGTAATATATTGAGCCAGGAAAATTTTTATTTATATCCTAATCCAACAAATGGCATATTTAATTTAGAAGTCAGCTTAAATAATAAGGAAAGTATAAAAATTGTCATCTCAGATATATTGGGTAATGAAATATATGCAGTATCAGAAGGAGCAATCCTTCAAAAAAACTACCAAATCAACCTGAGCAGCTACCCCAACGGCATTTATATCGTTCGTTTAATCACCAATGATGAGGTAATTAACAAAAAAATAATCCTCTCAAAATAA
- a CDS encoding META domain-containing protein translates to MKRTEMYVVFFIFLLFNTSCKKDNNTLTGKWKLISYEDINNDTITYEPQNISRSIIIEFSDKGKKGKLNGHTVTNSVSGKYKLNDNNKIEVLEFGGTKVAEPEWGKKFWNAIYIVTSYQVTKYNLYLLFNNDTEKMIFEKQ, encoded by the coding sequence ATGAAGAGAACAGAAATGTATGTTGTATTTTTTATTTTTTTACTTTTTAATACTAGTTGTAAAAAAGATAATAATACATTAACAGGAAAGTGGAAACTAATAAGTTATGAAGATATTAATAATGATACCATAACATATGAACCACAAAACATAAGTCGTTCAATTATCATTGAGTTTTCTGATAAAGGTAAAAAAGGTAAATTAAATGGACATACAGTTACTAATTCTGTATCTGGAAAATATAAATTAAATGATAACAATAAAATTGAAGTTTTAGAATTTGGTGGGACTAAAGTTGCAGAGCCGGAATGGGGAAAAAAGTTTTGGAATGCAATCTATATTGTAACTTCTTATCAAGTAACTAAATACAATCTTTATCTATTATTTAATAATGATACAGAAAAGATGATATTTGAAAAACAATAA
- a CDS encoding helix-turn-helix transcriptional regulator yields MKNYSLKIKNLTCDNCMRVLKEQLEINNIHVNNIMTGKIILANKPGQFQLMRIRVILRNNNMQLILGRKQMIVAEIKGTINNLIFNSKINRNNSDYISGSIGMNYNYLSGLFKSVEKITIEKYIISQKRVRVKQLLIEGELTETKIAKKMRYSSVQYLSNQFKKTEGETLSSYKKKHSPTHTSSTL; encoded by the coding sequence ATGAAAAATTATTCTTTAAAGATAAAAAATCTAACATGTGATAACTGTATGCGTGTGTTAAAGGAACAATTAGAAATAAATAATATTCATGTTAATAATATAATGACAGGAAAGATCATCCTTGCCAATAAACCTGGTCAGTTTCAGTTGATGAGGATAAGGGTTATTTTAAGAAATAATAATATGCAGCTTATTCTTGGCAGAAAGCAAATGATAGTAGCAGAGATAAAAGGTACCATAAATAATTTAATTTTTAATAGCAAAATAAATAGGAACAACTCTGATTATATAAGTGGAAGTATTGGAATGAATTACAACTATCTGAGTGGACTTTTTAAATCGGTAGAGAAGATCACAATTGAAAAATATATCATTTCTCAAAAGAGAGTACGTGTAAAGCAATTGTTAATAGAAGGCGAACTAACCGAAACTAAAATTGCGAAAAAAATGCGTTATAGCAGCGTACAATATTTATCTAATCAATTCAAAAAAACTGAAGGTGAAACACTAAGCTCTTATAAGAAAAAACATAGCCCAACTCACACATCTTCAACGCTTTAA
- a CDS encoding DUF2283 domain-containing protein: MKLMKIHYDNHADAAYIYIADKITNGSVKKTYACDISETDHMINLDFDNQGRLIGIEVLDASKCLPKESLRSAEKI; the protein is encoded by the coding sequence ATGAAGCTAATGAAAATACATTATGACAATCATGCGGATGCAGCTTATATTTATATTGCTGACAAAATCACAAACGGTTCAGTAAAGAAGACCTATGCCTGTGATATATCAGAAACTGACCATATGATAAATTTAGATTTTGATAATCAAGGCCGCTTAATAGGTATCGAAGTGCTTGACGCAAGTAAATGCCTGCCAAAAGAATCATTGAGATCAGCAGAAAAAATATAA